In the genome of Dunckerocampus dactyliophorus isolate RoL2022-P2 chromosome 6, RoL_Ddac_1.1, whole genome shotgun sequence, one region contains:
- the rhoh gene encoding rho-related GTP-binding protein RhoH, whose product MSVKCVLVGDSAVGKTSLLVRFASGTFPDAYRPTVFDNTGVEVYMDGVLIQLGLWDTAGHDNFRQIRPRSYQQADVVLVCFSVANPNSLASVHNKWMAEVRENLPKVPVLVVATQTDLRESGAHRESCISAAEGRRVAHDLRAKGYLECSSLNKRGVQQVFECAVRTAVRHSRKLARRRMFSVNQCQVF is encoded by the coding sequence ATGTCAGTCAAGTGCGTCCTGGTCGGGGACAGCGCGGTGGGAAAGACGTCCCTTCTGGTCAGATTCGCCTCAGGAACCTTCCCAGATGCCTACAGGCCTACGGTGTTCGACAACACAGGTGTGGAGGTCTACATGGATGGAGTCCTAATCCAGCTGGGTCTGTGGGACACAGCGGGACACGACAACTTCAGACAGATCCGACCCAGATCCTATCAGCAGGCCGACGTGGTGTTGGTGTGTTTCTCTGTGGCCAATCCCAACTCTCTGGCCAGCGTGCACAACAAGTGGATGGCTGAGGTGCGGGAGAACTTACCCAAAGTGCCGGTGCTGGTCGTGGCCACCCAGACGGACTTGCGGGAGTCGGGAGCACATCGGGAGAGCTGCATCTCTGCGGCGGAGGGGAGACGCGTGGCTCATGACTTGCGTGCCAAAGGCTACCTGGAGTGTTCGTCTTTAAACAAGAGAGGGGTGCAGCAGGTTTTCGAGTGCGCCGTACGTACTGCCGTGAGGCACAGCAGGAAGCTGGCCAGGCGGCGAATGTTTAGCGTCAACCAGTGCCAGGTCTTTTGA
- the chrna9a gene encoding neuronal acetylcholine receptor subunit alpha-9-I, producing MKKAALIVWIVLFVQVCEGAGGQYARKLLSNLMEDYSNALRPVEDTDKALNVSLQITLSQIKDMDERNQVLTTYLWIRQVWHDANLKWNKEDYDDLEMINIPSDLVWKPDIVLYNKADEELSGPSNTNVKLRYNGEIVWDSPAITKSTCVVDVSYFPFDWQQCNLTFGSWTYNGNQVDISLGMDSGDLSDFVENVEWECHGMPAVRNVMMYGCCSDPYTEVTYTLLLKRRSSFYIFNLLLPCFLISFLAPLGFYLPADSGEKVSLGVTVLLALTVFQLLVAESMPPAESMPYIGKYYIATMTMITASTSLTIFIMNIHFCGAEAKPVPHWAKVLIIDYMSKIFFVYEVGENCTTPECERSPLYPDETMSDTTFDPENCDIYYRDTDPYKHSNGRGVHHPSQQHKNQANGNIRHHYYNNHNNHASCPGRAKGNRESGQHYHHYITRDELDYQAAPHPLKLQQLNGELKEQLLDPEEKHLTPACPCSCSCLQHNQVVKNIQYMANCFREQRATCVKAAEWKKVAKVMDRFFMWIFFIMVFLMSILIIAKAS from the exons atgaagaaagcAGCACTGATTGTTTGGATCGTCCTTTTTGTGCAAG TGTGTGAGGGTGCAGGTGGACAATATGCACGCAAACTTCTGAGTAACCTGATGGAGGACTACTCCAACGCTCTGAGGCCTGTGGAGGACACTGACAAAGCTCTCAATGTCTCCCTCCAGATCACACTTTCTCAGATTAAAGATATG gATGAGAGAAACCAGGTGCTAACCACCTACCTGTGGATCAGACAGGTGTGGCACGATGCCAACCTGAAGTGGAACAAGGAGGACTACGATGATCTGGAGATGATCAACATCCCCAGCGACTTGGTTTGGAAGCCAGACATTGTCCTCTATAACAA AGCAGATGAGGAATTGTCTGGTCCGTCCAACACCAATGTGAAGCTGCGCTACAATGGGGAGATTGTCTGGGACTCTCCGGCCATCACGAAGAGTACGTGTGTGGTGGATGTTTCTTACTTCCCTTTTGACTGGCAGCAGTGCAACCTCACCTTCGGCTCCTGGACCTACAATGGGAACCAG GTGGACATCAGCTTGGGGATGGACAGCGGCGACCTGTCTGACTTTGTGGAGAATGTAGAGTGGGAGTGCCATGGTATGCCAGCAGTGAGGAACGTCATGATGTACGGCTGCTGCTCTGATCCTTACACAGAGGTCACCTACACCCTGCTCCTTAAGCGTCGCTCGTCCTTCTACATCTTCAACCTGCTGCTGCCGTGCTTCCTCATCTCGTTCCTGGCGCCGCTGGGCTTCTACCTCCCTGCCGACTCGGGGGAGAAGGTGTCCCTGGGGGTGACCGTGCTGTTGGCCCTCACCGTGTTTCAACTGCTGGTTGCTGAGAGCATGCCGCCTGCAGAGAGCATGCCCTATATAG GAAAATACTACATCGCCACCATGACAATGATCACAGCCTCAACATCCCTCACCATCTTCATTATGAACATTCATTTCTGTGGCGCTGAGGCCAAGCCAGTCCCTCACTGGGCTAAAGTCCTCATCATAGACTACATGTCCAAAATCTTCTTTGTCTATGAGGTGGGGGAGAACTGCACAACTCCAGAGTGTGAGAGGAGCCCGCTGTACCCTGACGAAACCATGAGTGACACGACCTTCGACCCTGAAAATTGTGACATCTACTACCGTGACACCGACCCATACAAACACAGCaacggcaggggtgtccatcATCCCAGCCAGCAGCACAAAAATCAGGCAAACGGCAACATCAGGCATCACTACTACAACAACCATAACAACCACGCCTCTTGTCCTGGACGGGCAAAGGGGAACCGAGAGTCTGGCCAGCACTACCACCATTACATCACAAGAGATGAGCTGGACTACCAGGCTGCTCCTCATCCTCTGAAACTCCAGCAATTGAATGGAGAACTGAAGGAGCAGCTCCTTGATCCTGAGGAGAAACATCTGACCCCAGCTTGCCCCTGCAGCTGCTCCTGCCTCCAACATAATCAG GTGGTGAAGAACATCCAGTACATGGCCAACTGCTTCCGAGAGCAGAGGGCAACTTGTGTCAAGGCGGCAGAGTGGAAGAAGGTTGCTAAAGTGATGGATCGATTCTTCATGTGGATTTTCTTCATCATGGTGTTCCTCATGAGTATCCTCATTATTGCCAAGGCGTCATGA
- the LOC129183319 gene encoding intelectin-like, whose amino-acid sequence MLYCLLVLLSLGQTTFLAASLKSDAVGHTTETNFEQLEKLRSRSSYVARSCKDIRDRYNEHEDGLYYLTTADGMVYQTFCDMTTAGGGWTLVASVHENSASGRCTVGDRWSSQQGNDENLPDGDGNWSNRNTFGTALGATSDDFKNPGYYDIAAADMSVWHVPNNFPMEHWKLGAFLRYHTDNHFLHLYGGNLLQLFKQYPVKYNVGSCSDRGPAISIVYDSGDRESTRNLYGPNSRREFEPGFITFRAINYERSAMAICSGVKTTGCNTEHYCVGGGGYFHPDQCGDFPSFEWDKLGRDQGWSASKEITEAAVFLFYR is encoded by the exons ATGCTTTACTGTCTCCTTGTTCTTCTGTCTTTGGGGCAAACAACcttcttagctgcgtctttaAAATCAG ATGCCGTCGGACATACAACTGAGACAAACTTTGAACAGTTGGAAAAGCTGCGGAGCAGATCCAGCTATGTTgcaagaagctgcaaagacatCAGGGACAGATACAATGAACATGAAG ATGGCTTGTACTATCTAACCACTGCTGATGGAATGGTTTATCAGACTTTCTGTGACATGACCACTGCCGGAGGCGGCTGGACGCTGGTGGCGAGCGTCCATGAAAACAGTGCGTCCGGAAGGTGCACAGTAGGTGACCGCTGGTCTAGCCAACAGGGCAATGATGAAAACCTTCCAGATGGAGACGGGAACTGGTCTAATAGAAACACCTTTGGAACAGCATTAGGAGCCACTTCTGATGATTTTAAG AACCCAGGTTACTACGATATTGCGGCAGCAGATATGTCCGTGTGGCATGTTCCCAACAACTTCCCAATGGAGCACTGGAAGCTGGGGGCCTTTCTCCGCTACCACACCGACAACCACTTTCTCCATCTGTACGGAGGCAACCTCTTGCAGCTCTTTAAG CAATATCCAGTGAAATACAATGTGGGCTCCTGCAGTGACAGAGGTCCAGCTATTTCCATTGTGTACGACTCCGGAGACCGAGAGTCCACCAGGAATTTATATGGGCCCAACTCAAGAA GGGAGTTTGAACCAGGTTTTATCACTTTCAGAGCAATAAATTATGAACGGTCAGCCATGGCCATTTGCTCTGGGGTCAAGACGACAGGATGCAACACCGAACAC TACTGTGTAGGAGGGGGTGGGTACTTTCACCCCGATCAATGTGGGGACTTCCCATCATTTGAATGGGACAAACTGGGACGAGACCAAGGCTGGAGTGCTTCCAAAGAGATTACTgaagctgctgtttttttgttctacCGCTGA